In one Pseudomonas tensinigenes genomic region, the following are encoded:
- a CDS encoding alpha/beta hydrolase, with translation MFLSFMTRLRRRRLAFACMAALIIGVPTSCAVLEHTERKLLFRIEPGTAGWYRGLPGSVQELDLQPKSFKAGENIHAWWWPAEKANAPAILYLHGVRWNLTGQLFRIEQLRAAGYSVLAIDYRGFGKSHGDLPSESSVYEDARVAWERFKLLQPDPAKRLIYGHSLGGAVAIDLAAELGQTAARDHSALPVRGLVIESTFTTLADVAASVANTSLPVRWLLSQKFDSIDKIADIHMPLLVVHGLADAFVPPRFSEQLFNAAQQPKRLLLVPGATHNNSMALGGQNYRKALDSLMQSKPAPRMAGPATVRSGRDT, from the coding sequence ATGTTCCTGTCCTTCATGACGCGTCTGCGCCGCCGCCGTTTGGCGTTCGCCTGCATGGCCGCGCTGATTATCGGCGTGCCGACCAGTTGTGCCGTGCTGGAACACACCGAGCGCAAGTTGCTGTTTCGCATCGAACCGGGCACCGCCGGCTGGTATCGCGGCTTGCCCGGCAGCGTGCAGGAACTCGACCTGCAACCGAAGAGCTTCAAGGCCGGGGAAAACATTCATGCCTGGTGGTGGCCGGCGGAAAAAGCCAATGCGCCGGCCATTCTCTATCTGCATGGCGTGCGCTGGAACCTCACCGGGCAGTTGTTCCGCATCGAACAACTGCGCGCAGCGGGTTATTCAGTGTTGGCCATCGACTATCGCGGTTTCGGCAAGAGCCACGGTGATCTGCCGTCGGAAAGCAGTGTTTACGAGGACGCGCGGGTGGCGTGGGAGCGCTTTAAGCTGCTGCAACCGGATCCGGCCAAACGTCTGATCTATGGGCACTCCCTCGGTGGCGCTGTGGCCATTGATCTGGCCGCAGAACTCGGGCAAACCGCCGCCCGCGATCATTCCGCGCTGCCAGTGCGCGGGCTGGTGATCGAGTCCACTTTCACCACGCTGGCCGATGTCGCCGCCTCCGTGGCCAACACTTCACTGCCGGTACGCTGGCTGCTGTCGCAGAAATTCGATTCGATCGACAAGATCGCCGACATTCACATGCCGCTGCTGGTGGTGCACGGTCTGGCCGACGCTTTCGTGCCGCCACGCTTCAGCGAGCAACTGTTCAATGCCGCGCAACAACCCAAACGCCTGTTGCTGGTGCCGGGCGCAACGCACAACAACAGCATGGCGCTCGGCGGGCAGAATTACCGCAAGGCGCTCGACAGCCTTATGCAAAGCAAGCCCGCCCCGCGGATGGCCGGGCCGGCAACCGTGCGCAGCGGGCGGGACACCTAG
- a CDS encoding ABC transporter ATP-binding protein, which produces MPDLSRFTSLFDQAQRALRLVWGTSRGLFLGLVLATLVAGLLPALAAWLGQRIVDAVVAAMQLHAQHGSAPLWPVLRYVLLEAGVLALLSGTQRALSVQQSLLRVQLGQKVNTLILEKAQTLSLVQFENSEFYDKLVRVRREASTRPLALVMKSLGLIQNLIMLISFGVLLVHFSPWALVLLVVGALPVFFAEAHFSGDAFRLFTRRAPESRQQNYIETLLSHETYIKEVKLFGFAPLLLQRYRDTFAKLYAEDRRLTLRRDGWGFGLGLLGTAAFYVAYAWVVIDAVHGQISLGQMTMYLVLFKQGQSAVSSSLSAISGLYEDGLYLTSLYEYLAEPVQLDTGHLTAGVSPGDGLRFENVGFRYPGASRPALENIDLQLVPGKSVALVGENGSGKTTLIKLLTRLYRPDQGRILLDGSDLQDWQETALRRRIGVIFQDYIRYQFSVGENIGVGDTLAFNDSQRWKEAAAQGMAAPFIEGLDKGYATQLGRWFAGGQELSGGQWQKIALSRAYMRRDADILILDEPTSALDPAAEAAVFEHFSQHSEGRMTLLISHRFSSVRNADHIIVLQQGRILEQGGHDQLIAAAGHYAQLFDLQARGYR; this is translated from the coding sequence ATGCCTGATCTATCGCGTTTCACTTCTTTGTTCGATCAGGCGCAGCGAGCCTTGCGGTTGGTTTGGGGGACATCGCGTGGCTTGTTTCTGGGGCTGGTGCTGGCAACGCTGGTGGCCGGTTTGCTGCCGGCACTGGCGGCATGGTTGGGGCAGCGGATTGTCGATGCCGTGGTCGCGGCGATGCAGTTGCACGCGCAACACGGCAGTGCGCCGCTGTGGCCCGTGTTGCGTTATGTGTTGTTGGAGGCCGGCGTATTGGCGCTGTTGTCCGGCACACAACGGGCACTCTCGGTGCAGCAGTCGCTGTTGCGGGTGCAACTGGGGCAGAAGGTCAATACGCTGATCCTGGAAAAAGCACAGACCCTGTCACTGGTGCAGTTCGAGAACTCCGAGTTCTACGACAAACTGGTGCGCGTGCGTCGCGAGGCTTCGACGCGGCCACTGGCGCTGGTCATGAAGTCGTTGGGCTTGATTCAGAACCTGATCATGCTGATCAGTTTTGGTGTGCTGCTGGTGCATTTCTCCCCTTGGGCGCTGGTGCTGCTGGTGGTCGGTGCGTTGCCGGTGTTCTTTGCCGAGGCGCACTTTTCCGGTGATGCCTTTCGGCTGTTCACCCGCCGCGCGCCGGAGAGTCGCCAGCAGAATTACATCGAAACCTTACTATCCCACGAGACCTATATCAAAGAGGTCAAGCTGTTTGGCTTTGCACCGCTGTTGCTGCAACGCTACCGCGACACGTTCGCCAAGTTGTATGCCGAAGACCGCCGTTTGACGTTGCGGCGCGACGGTTGGGGTTTCGGCCTCGGCCTGCTCGGTACTGCGGCATTTTACGTGGCCTATGCCTGGGTGGTGATCGATGCCGTACATGGCCAGATCAGCCTCGGCCAGATGACTATGTATCTGGTGCTGTTCAAGCAAGGTCAAAGTGCGGTGAGCAGCAGTTTGAGTGCGATCAGCGGCCTGTACGAAGACGGCCTCTATCTGACCAGTCTTTATGAATACCTGGCCGAACCGGTGCAGTTGGATACCGGCCACCTGACCGCTGGAGTGAGCCCGGGCGATGGTTTGCGATTCGAAAACGTCGGCTTCCGTTACCCCGGTGCCAGTCGGCCAGCACTGGAAAACATTGACCTGCAACTGGTGCCAGGCAAGAGCGTGGCGCTGGTCGGCGAGAACGGTTCAGGCAAGACCACGCTGATCAAGTTACTGACTCGGCTCTATCGCCCCGATCAAGGGCGCATCCTGCTCGATGGCAGTGATTTGCAGGATTGGCAGGAGACCGCGTTACGTCGACGTATTGGCGTGATTTTTCAGGACTACATCCGCTACCAGTTCAGCGTCGGCGAAAACATCGGTGTCGGCGATACCTTGGCGTTCAACGACTCGCAACGATGGAAAGAGGCGGCTGCCCAAGGGATGGCGGCACCCTTTATCGAAGGACTGGACAAGGGCTATGCCACGCAATTGGGACGCTGGTTTGCCGGTGGCCAGGAATTGTCTGGCGGGCAGTGGCAGAAAATTGCCTTGTCCCGCGCGTACATGCGCCGTGATGCCGACATTCTGATCCTCGATGAGCCGACCTCGGCGCTCGACCCAGCGGCCGAAGCGGCGGTGTTCGAGCATTTCAGCCAGCACAGCGAAGGGCGCATGACCTTGCTGATCTCCCATCGTTTTTCCAGCGTGCGCAATGCCGACCACATCATCGTGCTGCAACAAGGCCGGATTCTCGAGCAGGGTGGCCACGATCAACTGATCGCAGCGGCCGGGCATTACGCGCAATTGTTCGATTTACAGGCTCGCGGCTATCGCTAG
- a CDS encoding VOC family protein, with the protein MRIDPYLIFNGDCREAFTFYEQALQGKLEAMMTFGETPAAEHVPKEHHSLIIHTCLKVGDQMIMASDTTPDRPTQGMSGCSISLNVDSIAEAERVFNALAKDGRVDMPLEVTFWAVRFGMLVDRFGVSWMVNCESEKQP; encoded by the coding sequence ATGAGAATCGACCCGTACCTGATCTTCAACGGTGACTGCCGCGAGGCGTTCACCTTTTACGAGCAAGCCTTGCAAGGGAAGCTTGAGGCGATGATGACGTTCGGCGAGACGCCCGCCGCCGAGCATGTGCCCAAAGAGCATCACTCTCTGATCATCCATACCTGCCTGAAAGTGGGTGATCAGATGATCATGGCCTCGGACACCACACCCGACCGTCCGACCCAAGGCATGAGCGGCTGCTCGATCTCGCTGAACGTCGACAGCATTGCCGAGGCCGAGCGAGTGTTCAACGCACTGGCCAAGGATGGTCGCGTCGATATGCCGCTGGAGGTGACTTTCTGGGCGGTACGTTTTGGCATGCTGGTGGATCGCTTCGGCGTGTCGTGGATGGTCAATTGCGAGAGCGAAAAGCAACCCTGA
- a CDS encoding nucleotidyltransferase domain-containing protein → MELQERHPLCATMRARVLEELARIERERNVTVLYACESGSRAWGFASTDSDYDVRFVYVEKPEWFVQVDAPRDVIERPLDDELDVSGWELRKTLGLLRKSNPTLLEWLDSPLVYRSETAQVAQLRELAEAFYSPPAARNHYLSMAKKNFRGYLQGETVRFKKYFYVLRPLLAVRWIDQGRGRPPMTFADLLTTVDDRALLAEVDELLALKRNADESAYGPRRPALHGFIAAELEREVPTLLRTQEDSRRLDRYLRDTVGRYA, encoded by the coding sequence ATGGAATTGCAAGAGCGCCATCCGCTGTGCGCCACGATGCGTGCGCGGGTACTGGAAGAGCTGGCGCGCATAGAGCGTGAACGCAATGTCACGGTGTTGTATGCCTGTGAGTCCGGCAGCCGGGCCTGGGGTTTTGCCTCGACCGACAGCGATTACGACGTGCGGTTTGTTTATGTGGAGAAGCCCGAGTGGTTCGTTCAGGTCGATGCGCCACGTGATGTGATCGAACGTCCGCTGGACGATGAGCTCGACGTCAGTGGCTGGGAACTGCGCAAGACCCTTGGGTTGTTGCGCAAGTCCAATCCGACCTTGCTCGAGTGGCTCGACTCGCCGCTGGTTTATCGCAGTGAAACCGCTCAGGTGGCACAGCTGCGCGAACTCGCTGAAGCGTTCTACAGCCCGCCAGCGGCGCGCAATCACTATCTGTCGATGGCGAAGAAGAACTTCCGCGGTTACCTGCAAGGTGAAACCGTACGTTTCAAGAAGTACTTCTACGTGCTGCGGCCGCTGTTGGCGGTGCGCTGGATCGACCAGGGGCGAGGGCGGCCACCGATGACGTTCGCCGACCTGCTGACCACCGTCGACGACCGCGCGCTGCTCGCTGAAGTCGACGAACTGCTGGCCCTCAAACGCAATGCTGACGAAAGCGCTTACGGGCCGCGTCGTCCGGCGCTGCACGGGTTCATCGCCGCCGAGCTTGAGCGCGAAGTGCCCACATTACTCAGAACTCAGGAAGACTCGCGACGTCTGGATCGGTACCTCAGGGATACCGTTGGGCGATACGCGTAA
- a CDS encoding RtcB family protein, translating into MKEHTYQLLEVANGKPIKLWTEGVPVENEAREQLMNTAKMPFIFKHLAVMPDVHLGKGSTIGSVIPTVGAIIPAAVGVDIGCGMIAARTSLTAADLPDNLLGLRSAIEQAVPHGRSSNRSRRDKGAWDEVPQQADQAWAGLQPRFKLITDKYPKLANTNNRGHLGTLGSGNHFIEVCLDEANRVWFMLHSGSRGVGNAIGNLFIQMAQADMRQHIANLPDRDLAYFEEGSQHFDDYVEAVGWAQDFAKQNRELMMRAVIQATRQIIRKPFEVALEAVNCHHNYVQKERHFGEDVLVTRKGAVSAKKGELGIIPGSMGAKSFIVRGLGNEESFSSCSHGAGRTMSRTKAKNTFTVEDQIRATAHVECRKDEAVIDEIPMAYKDIDKVMHAQRELVEVLHTLRQVVCVKG; encoded by the coding sequence ATGAAAGAACACACTTACCAACTGCTCGAAGTCGCCAACGGCAAACCGATCAAACTCTGGACCGAAGGCGTCCCGGTGGAAAACGAGGCCCGCGAGCAGTTGATGAACACCGCGAAAATGCCGTTCATCTTCAAACATCTGGCGGTCATGCCGGACGTGCACCTGGGCAAGGGCTCGACCATCGGCAGCGTGATCCCGACCGTCGGCGCGATCATTCCGGCAGCGGTTGGCGTCGACATCGGCTGCGGCATGATCGCCGCGCGCACGTCGCTGACCGCCGCTGATTTGCCGGACAACCTGCTCGGTCTGCGCAGCGCCATCGAGCAAGCCGTGCCGCATGGCCGCAGTTCAAACCGTTCGCGACGCGACAAGGGCGCCTGGGATGAAGTCCCGCAGCAAGCCGATCAGGCCTGGGCGGGGTTGCAGCCACGGTTCAAGTTGATCACCGACAAGTACCCGAAACTGGCCAACACCAACAACCGTGGGCACCTCGGTACGCTCGGCAGCGGCAACCACTTCATCGAAGTGTGCCTGGATGAAGCCAACCGGGTCTGGTTCATGTTGCACAGTGGCTCGCGCGGTGTCGGCAACGCCATCGGCAACCTGTTCATCCAGATGGCTCAGGCGGATATGCGTCAGCACATCGCCAACCTGCCGGATCGTGACCTGGCCTACTTCGAAGAGGGCAGCCAGCACTTTGATGATTACGTGGAAGCGGTGGGTTGGGCGCAGGACTTCGCCAAACAAAACCGTGAGCTGATGATGCGCGCAGTGATTCAGGCGACACGGCAGATTATTCGCAAGCCGTTCGAAGTGGCGCTGGAAGCGGTCAACTGCCACCACAATTACGTGCAGAAAGAGCGGCATTTTGGTGAGGACGTTTTGGTTACCCGCAAAGGCGCGGTGTCGGCGAAGAAGGGCGAGTTGGGGATTATTCCGGGCTCGATGGGCGCCAAGAGTTTCATCGTTCGCGGTCTGGGCAACGAAGAGTCGTTCAGCTCCTGCAGCCACGGCGCCGGCCGCACCATGAGCCGCACCAAGGCGAAGAACACCTTCACCGTCGAAGATCAGATTCGCGCCACGGCCCACGTGGAGTGCCGCAAGGACGAAGCGGTGATCGACGAAATTCCGATGGCCTACAAGGACATCGACAAAGTCATGCACGCCCAGCGTGAGCTGGTGGAAGTGCTGCACACCTTGCGTCAGGTGGTGTGCGTCAAAGGATAA
- a CDS encoding vWA domain-containing protein: MANSTLFNTQSNHLPACDTLNASSASAYAYSPKHQLAQLAVTGCLNQTFYASAESQLDQVLKLVAELDSRFVAKAAIYARKKGHMKDMPALLLAALTAQRSSLVPEVFEQVIDSGKMLRNFVQILRSGATGRKSLGSQPKRLVQNWLNSATERQLLQASIGNQPSLADVVKMVHPKPAEAWREAFFAWLIGKPVEAKALPELTRDLLAFRSGASDEVPAVPFQLLGNETLSKEQWANQARNMGWQGLRINLNSLARHGAFEVPGCIEYVAARLADPQEVAKARVYPYQLLAAYRMMGENTPAAIRDALQEALELSLANVPTLEGAVVVCPDVSGSMGSPVTGYRPGATSQVRCIDVAALVAAAVLRKQPAARVMPFEVNVVDIQLNPRDSVISNAEKLAGIFGGGTNCSAPLKRLANSKAKVDTLIMVSDNESWIDAQRRGASETMRQWERIKKLNPQARLVCIDIQPGHATQAADRDDILNVGGFSDAVFDVIEQFTSGQYSAQHWVEAIESAS; the protein is encoded by the coding sequence ATGGCCAACTCAACTCTCTTCAACACGCAATCGAATCACTTGCCGGCCTGCGACACCTTGAATGCTTCCAGTGCCAGCGCTTATGCCTACAGCCCGAAGCACCAACTGGCGCAATTGGCAGTCACCGGTTGCCTGAATCAGACCTTTTACGCCTCCGCAGAAAGTCAGCTGGATCAAGTGCTGAAGCTGGTGGCCGAACTGGACAGTCGCTTCGTGGCGAAAGCCGCGATCTACGCTCGCAAGAAAGGTCACATGAAAGACATGCCGGCATTGTTGCTGGCGGCATTGACCGCGCAGCGTTCAAGTCTGGTGCCAGAGGTTTTCGAGCAAGTCATCGACAGCGGCAAGATGCTGCGCAATTTTGTACAGATCCTCCGTAGTGGTGCCACTGGGCGTAAATCCCTTGGCTCGCAACCCAAGCGTCTGGTGCAGAACTGGCTGAACAGCGCGACCGAGCGGCAACTGCTGCAAGCGTCAATCGGCAATCAACCGTCGTTGGCGGACGTGGTGAAGATGGTTCACCCGAAACCTGCCGAAGCATGGCGCGAAGCGTTTTTCGCCTGGTTGATCGGTAAGCCGGTGGAGGCAAAGGCCTTGCCGGAGTTGACCCGCGATTTGCTGGCGTTTCGCAGCGGCGCGAGTGATGAAGTGCCGGCGGTGCCGTTTCAGTTGCTCGGCAACGAAACACTGAGCAAGGAGCAATGGGCCAATCAAGCCCGCAACATGGGCTGGCAGGGACTGCGCATCAACCTCAACAGCCTGGCGCGCCACGGTGCGTTTGAAGTACCGGGTTGCATCGAATATGTTGCGGCGCGGTTGGCTGATCCACAGGAAGTGGCGAAGGCGCGGGTGTATCCGTACCAGTTGTTGGCGGCTTATCGGATGATGGGCGAAAACACCCCGGCAGCGATCCGCGACGCCTTGCAGGAGGCGCTGGAGTTGTCGCTGGCCAACGTGCCCACGCTTGAGGGCGCGGTGGTGGTTTGCCCGGATGTGTCGGGTTCGATGGGCAGCCCGGTGACCGGTTATCGCCCTGGTGCGACCTCGCAGGTGCGCTGCATCGACGTGGCGGCGCTGGTCGCCGCAGCGGTATTGCGCAAACAGCCGGCTGCGCGGGTGATGCCGTTCGAGGTCAACGTGGTGGATATCCAGCTCAACCCGCGTGACAGTGTGATCAGCAACGCCGAGAAGCTCGCCGGGATTTTTGGCGGCGGCACCAACTGCTCGGCACCGCTGAAGAGATTGGCGAACAGCAAGGCCAAGGTCGATACGTTGATCATGGTCTCGGACAACGAATCGTGGATCGATGCGCAGCGTCGCGGCGCCAGCGAGACGATGCGCCAATGGGAGCGGATCAAGAAGCTCAATCCACAGGCACGGCTGGTGTGCATCGACATCCAGCCAGGCCATGCAACACAGGCGGCGGATCGTGATGACATCTTGAATGTCGGCGGTTTCAGCGATGCGGTGTTCGACGTGATCGAGCAGTTCACCAGCGGCCAATACAGTGCGCAGCACTGGGTCGAGGCGATCGAAAGCGCGTCATGA
- the rtcR gene encoding RNA repair transcriptional activator RtcR translates to MPNKQTVAIGFIGATLDRVGKGANRWSHWRPSVGLCQQQDVLINRLELIHGIDARDVSLAERVRADIQQVSPETEVRLHPMALRNPWDFEEVYGALHDFTTAYDFDTEREDYLVHITTGTHVAQICWFLLTEARYLPARLIQTSPAKRNSESDHAIGTHALIDLDLSRYDRIASRFANKRLEGLEFLKSGIATRNAAFNRSIEQIERVAVRSKAPMLLIGPTGAGKSFLARRIYELKRSRHQMQGRFVEVNCATLRGDGAMSALFGHVKGAFTGAQNARDGLLRAANGGMLFLDEIGELGADEQAMLLKAIEEKRFFPLGSDKEVESDFLIIAGTHRDLRSRVADGLFREDLYARINLWTFDLPGLAGRREDIEPNIDFELERHAREHGQLVRFNLEARRSYLAFASAREAAWLGNFRELSASITRMATLADSGRIDEAQVQEEIDRLRYAWGLAQPQAISGELPGDAESMDLFDRLQLKAVIEVCRQADSLSDAGRRLFGISRQAKAQANDADRLRKYLGRFGLEWSQIVDLT, encoded by the coding sequence ATGCCAAACAAGCAAACCGTCGCCATCGGCTTTATCGGCGCCACCCTTGATCGCGTCGGCAAAGGCGCCAACCGCTGGAGCCATTGGCGTCCCAGCGTTGGCCTTTGCCAACAGCAGGACGTGCTGATCAACCGGCTCGAGCTGATTCACGGCATCGACGCCCGCGACGTCAGCCTCGCCGAGCGGGTGCGCGCCGACATCCAGCAGGTTTCGCCAGAGACCGAGGTGCGCTTGCACCCGATGGCACTGCGCAACCCATGGGATTTCGAAGAGGTCTACGGTGCGTTGCACGACTTCACCACCGCCTACGATTTCGACACCGAGCGCGAGGACTACCTCGTCCATATCACCACCGGCACCCACGTCGCGCAGATTTGCTGGTTCCTGCTGACCGAGGCACGCTATCTGCCGGCGCGGCTGATCCAGACCTCTCCGGCCAAGCGCAACAGCGAAAGCGATCACGCCATCGGCACGCATGCCCTGATCGATCTCGACCTGTCGCGCTACGATCGCATCGCCTCGCGCTTCGCCAACAAGCGCCTCGAAGGCCTAGAGTTCTTGAAGTCCGGCATCGCCACACGCAACGCCGCGTTCAACCGCTCGATCGAACAGATCGAGCGCGTGGCCGTGCGCTCGAAGGCGCCGATGCTGCTGATCGGCCCGACCGGCGCCGGCAAATCGTTCCTCGCCCGACGCATCTACGAACTCAAACGCAGTCGCCACCAGATGCAGGGGCGTTTTGTCGAGGTCAACTGCGCCACCTTGCGTGGCGATGGCGCGATGTCGGCGCTGTTCGGCCATGTCAAAGGTGCCTTCACCGGTGCACAGAACGCCCGTGACGGCCTGTTGCGCGCTGCCAATGGCGGCATGCTGTTTCTCGATGAGATCGGCGAGCTGGGCGCAGACGAACAGGCGATGCTGCTCAAGGCGATTGAAGAAAAACGCTTCTTTCCGCTCGGCTCGGACAAGGAGGTCGAAAGTGATTTCCTGATCATCGCCGGCACCCACCGCGACCTGCGCAGCCGGGTCGCTGATGGCTTGTTCCGCGAAGATTTGTACGCACGCATCAACCTGTGGACGTTCGACCTGCCCGGCCTCGCCGGCCGCCGCGAGGACATCGAACCGAACATTGATTTCGAGCTGGAACGCCACGCCCGCGAACACGGGCAACTGGTGCGCTTCAATCTGGAAGCCCGGCGCAGTTATCTGGCGTTCGCCAGCGCTCGCGAGGCGGCGTGGTTGGGCAACTTCCGCGAATTGTCGGCGTCGATTACGCGCATGGCGACCCTCGCCGACAGCGGACGGATTGATGAGGCGCAGGTGCAGGAGGAGATCGACCGGCTGCGTTATGCCTGGGGCTTGGCGCAACCGCAGGCGATTTCAGGAGAGTTGCCGGGGGACGCCGAAAGCATGGATCTGTTCGACCGCTTGCAATTGAAGGCAGTGATCGAGGTGTGCCGGCAGGCGGACAGCTTGTCCGATGCCGGCCGCCGCCTGTTCGGAATATCGCGCCAGGCCAAGGCACAAGCCAACGATGCCGATCGACTGAGGAAATACCTCGGCCGGTTCGGGCTTGAGTGGAGCCAGATCGTCGACCTCACGTGA
- the rtcA gene encoding RNA 3'-terminal phosphate cyclase, with protein sequence MKQEVIELDGAIGGGQVLRSALSLSMVTGRAFRIKQIRAKRSRPGLLRQHLTAVMAAAEVCGATVSGAQLGSQALSFEPGAIRSGDYQFAIGTAGSCTLVLQTLLPALLRAAQASRVRISGGTHNPLAPPTDFLSRSWLPLLRRMGANVELDLLRHGFVPAGGGEIEVNVQPSSLTRMDLCERGEAVSQQASALTAGLAPTVAERELSQVAKRLSLPPAALQHVTLDPARGPGNVLLLEYAFEHVTEVFSAFGQVSLRAEKVADAAINQAADWLRSGAAVAEHLADQLLLPMALAGGGSFTTPRMTEHLHSNIAVIELFLPVRIDCREEGADRLRVEVSAN encoded by the coding sequence ATGAAACAGGAAGTGATAGAACTGGACGGTGCCATCGGTGGCGGCCAGGTGTTGCGCAGTGCCTTGAGCCTGTCGATGGTGACAGGCCGGGCGTTTCGCATTAAACAGATCCGCGCCAAACGCAGCCGTCCGGGACTGCTGAGGCAACATTTGACGGCCGTCATGGCGGCGGCCGAGGTCTGCGGCGCGACGGTTTCCGGTGCGCAATTGGGCTCGCAAGCGTTGAGCTTTGAACCCGGCGCGATTCGCTCCGGCGATTACCAGTTCGCCATCGGCACGGCCGGCAGTTGCACGCTGGTGTTGCAGACCTTGTTGCCGGCCCTGTTGCGGGCAGCGCAGGCGAGTCGGGTGCGCATCTCGGGTGGCACGCATAACCCGCTGGCGCCGCCGACCGATTTCCTCTCGCGCAGTTGGCTGCCGCTGCTGCGGCGCATGGGCGCCAACGTCGAGCTGGACTTGTTGCGACATGGATTTGTCCCGGCAGGCGGTGGCGAGATTGAAGTGAACGTGCAACCGTCGAGCCTGACGCGGATGGACCTGTGTGAACGCGGCGAGGCGGTTTCGCAACAGGCATCGGCGCTGACCGCCGGGCTGGCACCGACGGTGGCCGAACGTGAGTTGAGCCAAGTGGCCAAGCGCTTGAGTCTGCCGCCTGCGGCGCTGCAACATGTCACGCTTGATCCGGCGCGGGGCCCGGGCAATGTGTTGTTGCTGGAGTACGCATTCGAGCACGTCACCGAGGTGTTCAGCGCGTTTGGCCAAGTGTCGCTACGGGCTGAAAAAGTCGCCGACGCCGCGATCAATCAGGCTGCCGACTGGTTGCGCAGTGGTGCTGCGGTGGCCGAGCACCTTGCCGATCAGTTGCTGTTGCCAATGGCGCTGGCCGGTGGCGGCTCGTTCACCACGCCGCGTATGACCGAGCATCTGCACAGCAATATCGCGGTGATCGAGTTGTTTTTGCCGGTTCGCATCGATTGTCGTGAGGAGGGCGCTGATCGATTGCGCGTTGAGGTCAGCGCCAATTGA
- a CDS encoding NAD(P)H-quinone oxidoreductase encodes MSLPNEMTRIEISEPGGPDVLQPKRVPLPAVAEGEVLIRVHAAGINRPDALQRAGKYPMKPGMNPIPGLEVAGEVVALGASVRQFAVGDKVCALTNGGGYAEYCAVPAGQTLPIPDGVDWVQAAAIPETFFTVWANLFGLGGASRGQRALIHGGTSGIGTTALMLCREFGIEAFATAGSPDKCAAISKLGGLPINYREEEFSQVIADKTAGQGVNVILDIMGGSYLNANVSALAMDGRLVMLGFLGGARANDFDLLAMMAKRAVITGSLLRARSAAEKAAIADQLREHVWPALAAGRCLPMIDKVYPLADAAQAHAHMEAGDHIGKIVLQVV; translated from the coding sequence ATGTCCCTGCCCAACGAAATGACCCGAATCGAAATCAGCGAACCCGGTGGCCCCGACGTCTTGCAACCCAAACGCGTGCCGCTTCCAGCCGTCGCAGAAGGCGAGGTATTGATCCGCGTACACGCCGCCGGAATCAACCGGCCGGACGCTTTGCAGCGTGCCGGCAAATACCCGATGAAACCCGGCATGAACCCGATTCCCGGGCTGGAGGTCGCCGGTGAAGTGGTGGCGCTTGGTGCCAGTGTTCGTCAGTTCGCCGTGGGCGACAAAGTCTGCGCGCTGACCAACGGCGGTGGTTATGCCGAATACTGCGCAGTCCCGGCCGGCCAGACCCTGCCGATTCCTGATGGCGTGGACTGGGTCCAGGCGGCCGCGATCCCGGAAACGTTTTTCACCGTGTGGGCCAACCTGTTCGGCCTCGGCGGCGCCAGCCGTGGTCAACGCGCATTGATTCATGGTGGCACCAGCGGCATCGGCACAACCGCACTGATGCTGTGCCGAGAATTCGGCATAGAAGCGTTTGCCACCGCTGGCAGCCCGGACAAATGCGCAGCGATCAGCAAGCTTGGTGGCTTGCCGATCAACTATCGAGAGGAAGAGTTTTCCCAAGTCATCGCCGATAAAACCGCAGGCCAGGGCGTCAATGTGATCCTCGACATCATGGGCGGTTCGTACCTCAACGCTAACGTCAGCGCTTTGGCGATGGATGGCCGCTTGGTCATGCTCGGCTTCCTGGGCGGCGCGCGAGCCAACGACTTTGACCTGCTGGCAATGATGGCCAAACGCGCGGTGATCACCGGCTCCCTCTTGCGCGCCCGCAGCGCAGCAGAAAAAGCCGCGATTGCCGATCAACTGCGCGAGCACGTGTGGCCGGCGCTGGCTGCCGGGCGCTGCCTGCCGATGATCGACAAAGTCTACCCACTCGCCGACGCCGCTCAGGCTCACGCGCACATGGAGGCTGGCGACCATATCGGCAAGATCGTTCTGCAGGTCGTGTGA